A genomic segment from Etheostoma spectabile isolate EspeVRDwgs_2016 chromosome 11, UIUC_Espe_1.0, whole genome shotgun sequence encodes:
- the lrrfip1a gene encoding leucine-rich repeat flightless-interacting protein 1 isoform X18 — MGTQGTGRKRSTKKERSTAEDDALNLIAREAEARLAAKRAARAEAREIRMKELERQQKELSDDDERMSVGSRGSARVEDRDYLEKGSRAASALTAATLTSVGTSSRRGSGETAVTLDAESSIREIKDVLVEVEEKYRKAMVSNAQLDNEKNNLMYQVDTLKDSLMELEELLSESRRGYEEKVKEYEREKHAHSVLQFQFNEMKETLKQSEELLNDIRQLRIKQEGLVREISDLQETVEWKDKKIGALERQKEYTDAIRIERDELREEVVQLRDILKKHGIVLGPDLNVNGEVGEVDVDGSPGADTASPPAQDSNTPPVEGNSMLGNTEETQLRSSREEEVDPEQHQEVFEEAKEKCSSSDTPCNVSGVSTLETSSEEQPTQEQHTCLEEDKKTATEEDNVVERCLSKNSNVDINDQSITEAKDIIICSPGLQGIVTSSEKNIPQKERPAGGDVGETETKSCSVDTKSDDIRESSNNLFEERENKQEVVEESHLRNTEPCHQQRIVMTESLPDESIQAVENTEPQPKPDNAEEAENDEAEEVSGKTQPQCTAASGKKKKRKRKSKKKGGTHEDKNQQKDVTDKEKDKTEVDVESAAREKGPTTEPEVDGSVTETHKESRVDQVENEQHLQETEEVDGVKDVKLSETFSPNETVKEARIDHAADEHDKEQGLEVETAEAVAAIETFSQVKTLKETRADLRQDKQDEKQTFELEKVEVGSITSPVPEIDLSTYDLIDNAKGADSSNDLEKECTFCIDDSKSETNISSNDDAIHTELENINSAEDEVGPIDEMKSKCSTNNPENTFETSGKKNTKAELPALSSGDTAAVESESTNLAESKENMDVSLSSTDGFTDTLISLSGSDLSAAVPSGSDGAPIKVSEGGPKETTETAKDHDESGTENERESFSPSVVPIVISSARAEKEELNESLREAEGLIEPDVKRDSCDSASLTENTESHDPVKSPLQTVAQADLLDDVESQTLQCECQFVATKSEEINTIDMLNTPAFPTEASEIGSTLEQNHSTEESAVAEDPETHENSQNDQQSETPRLPGPSKDQSEDNDSSQPALQGRDEDTFEDDEGLSFDFDDMDVEVAIATSVPKTLEQEEVEEGVDVTSDESSNGVSVQSQTESNEKSKERNDETCTVDGGNEVDKLETRSQEHQKSLAHEDNTSEKGEHVEDVCETPKPMSGEEAGVKDEPRHIIEEGKGLNVGEDINQAMSLSIEEGLDAVKHELEVPKHVEQVASNKEPHHTGKDGKKNSKKGKGKGKEECKMS, encoded by the exons GTGGAGGACAGAGATTATCTGGAGAAG GGATCTCGAGCAGCTTCTGCTTTAACAGCAGCGACCCTCACCTCCGTAGGGACGTCCTCGCGGAGAGGAAGTGGCGAGACGGCTGTAACTCTAGACGCAGAGTCCTCTATACGAGAAATCAAG GATGTGTTAGTAGAAGTGGAGGAGAAGTACCGTAAGGCCATGGTGTCCAACGCCCAGCTGGACAACGAGAAGAACAACCTGATGTACCAGGTGGACACGCTCAAAGACTCGCTCATGGAGCTGGAGGAGCTGCTGTCGGAGTCGCGCCGCGGATATGAGGAGAAAGTCAAG GAGTATGAGCGAGAGAAACACGCCCACTCCGTGCTCCAGTTCCAGTTCAATGAAATGAAAGAGAcgctaaaacaaagtgaagagcTGCTCAAC GACATCCGTCAGCTGCGTATCAAGCAGGAAGGTTTGGTTAGAGAAATCTCCGACCTGCAGGAGACGGTGGAGTGGAAGGATAAAAAGATTGGG GCCTTAGAGCGACAGAAGGAATACACAGACGCGATCCGAATCGAGCGAGATGAGCTCAGAGAAGAGGTGGTGCAGCTCAGAGACATTTTGAAG AAACATGGAATAGTATTGGGTCCTGATCTGAACGTCAACGGAGAGGTTGGTGAGGTGGACGTGGACGGGTCCCCTGGTGCAGACACTGCTTCCCCCCCGGCCCAGGACTCAAACACTCCCCCTGTGGAGGGGAACAGCATGCtgg GCAACACAGAGGAGACTCAGTTGAGAAGtagcagagaggaagaggtggaTCCAGAGCAGCATCAAGAAGTGTTTGAGGAAGCCAAAGAGAAGTGCTCGAGCTCTGATACTCCCTGTAATGTATCTGGTGTTTCCACCCTGGAAACATCCAGCGAAGAACAGCCAACGCAAGAACAACACACATGCTTAGAAGAAGACAAGAAGACTGCCACAGAAGAAGACAATGTTGTAGAACGTTGCCTTAGCAAGAACTCAAATGTTGACATTAATGACCAATCAATCACAGAGGCCAAAGATATAATCATTTGCAGCCCTGGGCTTCAAGGGATTGTAACAAGTTCTGAGAAAAATATTCCACAGAAAGAAAGGCCTGCAGGGGGAGATGTAGGGGAGACAGAAACCAAAAGCTGTAGTGTTGACACCAAGAGTGATGACATTAGAGAGTCATCTAACAACCTTTTTGAAGAGCgagaaaacaaacaggaagtTGTTGAGGAAAGTCACTTGAGAAATACAGAACCATGTCATCAGCAAAGAATTGTTATGACGGAAAGTTTACCGGACGAGTCCATCCAAGCTGTAGAGAACACCGAACCTCAACCAAAGCCTGATAATGCAGAAGAAGCAGAAAACGACGAGGCAGAGGAAGTATCAGGTAAAACTCAGCCTCAGTGTACTGCTGCTTcagggaaaaagaagaaaaggaagaggaaatccaaaaagaaaggaggaaCTCACGAGGATAAGAACCAACAAAAAGATGTAACCGATAAAGAAAAGGACAAAACTGAAGTAGACGTTGAATCAGCTGCAAGAGAGAAAGGGCCAACGACAGAACCGGAAGTTGATGGTTCTGTTACTGAAACCCATAAGGAATCAAGGGTGGATCAAGTTGAGAATGAGCAGCACCTGCAAGAAACTGAGGAGGTAGATGGAGTAAAAGACGTGAAACTCTCTGAAACGTTTTCTCCCAATGAAACTGTCAAAGAAGCAAGGATAGATCATGCTGCAGATGAGCATGACAAGGAACAAGGTCTGGAAGTTGAAACAGCAGAGGCAGTGGCAGCCATTGAAACCTTTTCTCAAGTTAAAACTCTCAAGGAAACCAGAGCAGATCTTAGACAGGATAAGCAAGACGAGAAGCAGACTTTTGAATTGGAGAAAGTAGAAGTGGGGTCTATAACAAGTCCTGTTCCAGAGATCGACCTCAGTACTTACGATCTTATTGACAACGCCAAAGGTGCAGACAGTTCCAATGATCTTGAGAAAGAGTGCACTTTCTGTATAGATGATTCTAAAAGTGAAACGAACATCTCATCTAATGACGATGCCATCCATACTGAGTTAGAAAATATTAATAGTGCAGAGGATGAAGTTGGACCTATTGATGAGATGAAATCTAAATGCTCAACCAACAACCCAGAAAACACCTTTGAAACAAGTGGTAAGAAAAACACTAAAGCTGAATTGCCTGCTTTAAGCAGTGGTGATACTGCTGCTGTTGAATCTGAATCCACCAACCTAGCTGAGAGTAAGGAGAACATGGATGTGTCCCTGTCTTCTACCGATGGCTTCACCGACACTCTCATTAGCTTGTCTGGCTCAGACCTGTCGGCAGCTGTGCCCTCAGGCAGCGATGGCGCTCCCATCAAGGTTTCTGAGGGGGGTCCCAAGGAGACCACTGAGACAGCCAAAGACCATGATGAGTCAGGAACAGAGAATGAACGAGAATCCTTTTCTCCCAGTGTGGTTCCCATTGTCATTTCTTCAGCCAGAGCCGAAAAGGAGGAGCTAAATGAAAGTTTGAGGGAAGCTGAAGGTTTAATCGAGCCAGATGTAAAACGTGACAGTTGTGACAGTGCATCCCTAACAGAAAACACTGAGTCACATGACCCTGTAAAGAGTCCTTTGCAGACTGTAGCGCAGGCTGACCTATTAGATGATGTAGAAAGCCAGACGTTACAGTGTGAGTGTCAGTTTGTGGCCACTAAATCAGAAGAGATCAATACCATTGACATGTTAAATACACCAGCCTTTCCAACAGAAGCTTCTGAAATTGGGTCCACACTCGAGCAGAACCACAGTACTGAAGAATCAGCTGTTGCAGAAGATCCTGAAACGCATGAAAACAGTCAAAATGATCAACAGAGTGAGACACCGCGCCTGCCTGGACCCAGCAAAGACCAGTCTGAGGATAATGATTCATCTCAACCTGCCCTGCAGGGGAGGGATGAAGACACCTTTGAAGATGACGAAGGCCTGTCTTTTGATTTTGATGACATGGATGTCGAGGTGGCTATAGCGACAAGTGTCCCCAAAACTCTGGAACAGGAAGAAGTGGAGGAGGGAGTGGACGTCACGTCGGATGAAAGCAGCAATGGAGTTTCAGTCCAAAGTCAAACGGAGTCAAAtgaaaaatcaaaagaaagaaatgatgaGACGTGTACGGTGGATGGCGGTAACGAGGTAGATAAACTAGAAACTAGGTCTCAAGAACACCAAAAGTCTTTGGCTCATGAGGACAACACCTCTGAAAAGGGGGAACATGTGGAAGATGTGTGTGAAACGCCTAAACCTATGTCTGGGGAAGAAGCAGGTGTAAAAGATGAGCCCAGGCACATTATAGAGGAAGGAAAGGGTTTGAATGTTGGAGAGGACATTAACCAGGCGATGTCTCTGTCCATAGAGGAAGGGTTAGATGCCGTTAAGCATGAGTTGGAAGTACCAAAGCATGTAGAGCAAGTGGCCAGCAACAAAGAGCCACACCACACAGGGAAAGATgggaagaaaaacagcaagaaagGTAAAGGCAAGGGCAAGGAGGAGTGCAAGATGTCTTAG
- the lrrfip1a gene encoding leucine-rich repeat flightless-interacting protein 1 isoform X19 — protein sequence MSVGSRGSARVEDRDYLEKGSRAASALTAATLTSVGTSSRRGSGETAVTLDAESSIREIKEIHELKDQIQDVETKYTQNLKEVKDVLVEVEEKYRKAMVSNAQLDNEKNNLMYQVDTLKDSLMELEELLSESRRGYEEKVKEYEREKHAHSVLQFQFNEMKETLKQSEELLNDIRQLRIKQEGLVREISDLQETVEWKDKKIGALERQKEYTDAIRIERDELREEVVQLRDILKKHGIVLGPDLNVNGEVGEVDVDGSPGADTASPPAQDSNTPPVEGNSMLGNTEETQLRSSREEEVDPEQHQEVFEEAKEKCSSSDTPCNVSGVSTLETSSEEQPTQEQHTCLEEDKKTATEEDNVVERCLSKNSNVDINDQSITEAKDIIICSPGLQGIVTSSEKNIPQKERPAGGDVGETETKSCSVDTKSDDIRESSNNLFEERENKQEVVEESHLRNTEPCHQQRIVMTESLPDESIQAVENTEPQPKPDNAEEAENDEAEEVSGKTQPQCTAASGKKKKRKRKSKKKGGTHEDKNQQKDVTDKEKDKTEVDVESAAREKGPTTEPEVDGSVTETHKESRVDQVENEQHLQETEEVDGVKDVKLSETFSPNETVKEARIDHAADEHDKEQGLEVETAEAVAAIETFSQVKTLKETRADLRQDKQDEKQTFELEKVEVGSITSPVPEIDLSTYDLIDNAKGADSSNDLEKECTFCIDDSKSETNISSNDDAIHTELENINSAEDEVGPIDEMKSKCSTNNPENTFETSGKKNTKAELPALSSGDTAAVESESTNLAESKENMDVSLSSTDGFTDTLISLSGSDLSAAVPSGSDGAPIKVSEGGPKETTETAKDHDESGTENERESFSPSVVPIVISSARAEKEELNESLREAEGLIEPDVKRDSCDSASLTENTESHDPVKSPLQTVAQADLLDDVESQTLQCECQFVATKSEEINTIDMLNTPAFPTEASEIGSTLEQNHSTEESAVAEDPETHENSQNDQQSETPRLPGPSKDQSEDNDSSQPALQGRDEDTFEDDEGLSFDFDDMDVEVAIATSVPKTLEQEEVEEGVDVTSDESSNGVSVQSQTESNEKSKERNDETCTVDGGNEVDKLETRSQEHQKSLAHEDNTSEKGEHVEDVCETPKPMSGEEAGVKDEPRHIIEEGKGLNVGEDINQAMSLSIEEGLDAVKHELEVPKHVEQVASNKEPHHTGKDGKKNSKKGKGKGKEECKMS from the exons GTGGAGGACAGAGATTATCTGGAGAAG GGATCTCGAGCAGCTTCTGCTTTAACAGCAGCGACCCTCACCTCCGTAGGGACGTCCTCGCGGAGAGGAAGTGGCGAGACGGCTGTAACTCTAGACGCAGAGTCCTCTATACGAGAAATCAAG GAGATTCATGAACTCAAGGATCAGATTCAAGATGTGGAAACCAAGTACACGCAGAACCTTAAAGAAGTCAAG GATGTGTTAGTAGAAGTGGAGGAGAAGTACCGTAAGGCCATGGTGTCCAACGCCCAGCTGGACAACGAGAAGAACAACCTGATGTACCAGGTGGACACGCTCAAAGACTCGCTCATGGAGCTGGAGGAGCTGCTGTCGGAGTCGCGCCGCGGATATGAGGAGAAAGTCAAG GAGTATGAGCGAGAGAAACACGCCCACTCCGTGCTCCAGTTCCAGTTCAATGAAATGAAAGAGAcgctaaaacaaagtgaagagcTGCTCAAC GACATCCGTCAGCTGCGTATCAAGCAGGAAGGTTTGGTTAGAGAAATCTCCGACCTGCAGGAGACGGTGGAGTGGAAGGATAAAAAGATTGGG GCCTTAGAGCGACAGAAGGAATACACAGACGCGATCCGAATCGAGCGAGATGAGCTCAGAGAAGAGGTGGTGCAGCTCAGAGACATTTTGAAG AAACATGGAATAGTATTGGGTCCTGATCTGAACGTCAACGGAGAGGTTGGTGAGGTGGACGTGGACGGGTCCCCTGGTGCAGACACTGCTTCCCCCCCGGCCCAGGACTCAAACACTCCCCCTGTGGAGGGGAACAGCATGCtgg GCAACACAGAGGAGACTCAGTTGAGAAGtagcagagaggaagaggtggaTCCAGAGCAGCATCAAGAAGTGTTTGAGGAAGCCAAAGAGAAGTGCTCGAGCTCTGATACTCCCTGTAATGTATCTGGTGTTTCCACCCTGGAAACATCCAGCGAAGAACAGCCAACGCAAGAACAACACACATGCTTAGAAGAAGACAAGAAGACTGCCACAGAAGAAGACAATGTTGTAGAACGTTGCCTTAGCAAGAACTCAAATGTTGACATTAATGACCAATCAATCACAGAGGCCAAAGATATAATCATTTGCAGCCCTGGGCTTCAAGGGATTGTAACAAGTTCTGAGAAAAATATTCCACAGAAAGAAAGGCCTGCAGGGGGAGATGTAGGGGAGACAGAAACCAAAAGCTGTAGTGTTGACACCAAGAGTGATGACATTAGAGAGTCATCTAACAACCTTTTTGAAGAGCgagaaaacaaacaggaagtTGTTGAGGAAAGTCACTTGAGAAATACAGAACCATGTCATCAGCAAAGAATTGTTATGACGGAAAGTTTACCGGACGAGTCCATCCAAGCTGTAGAGAACACCGAACCTCAACCAAAGCCTGATAATGCAGAAGAAGCAGAAAACGACGAGGCAGAGGAAGTATCAGGTAAAACTCAGCCTCAGTGTACTGCTGCTTcagggaaaaagaagaaaaggaagaggaaatccaaaaagaaaggaggaaCTCACGAGGATAAGAACCAACAAAAAGATGTAACCGATAAAGAAAAGGACAAAACTGAAGTAGACGTTGAATCAGCTGCAAGAGAGAAAGGGCCAACGACAGAACCGGAAGTTGATGGTTCTGTTACTGAAACCCATAAGGAATCAAGGGTGGATCAAGTTGAGAATGAGCAGCACCTGCAAGAAACTGAGGAGGTAGATGGAGTAAAAGACGTGAAACTCTCTGAAACGTTTTCTCCCAATGAAACTGTCAAAGAAGCAAGGATAGATCATGCTGCAGATGAGCATGACAAGGAACAAGGTCTGGAAGTTGAAACAGCAGAGGCAGTGGCAGCCATTGAAACCTTTTCTCAAGTTAAAACTCTCAAGGAAACCAGAGCAGATCTTAGACAGGATAAGCAAGACGAGAAGCAGACTTTTGAATTGGAGAAAGTAGAAGTGGGGTCTATAACAAGTCCTGTTCCAGAGATCGACCTCAGTACTTACGATCTTATTGACAACGCCAAAGGTGCAGACAGTTCCAATGATCTTGAGAAAGAGTGCACTTTCTGTATAGATGATTCTAAAAGTGAAACGAACATCTCATCTAATGACGATGCCATCCATACTGAGTTAGAAAATATTAATAGTGCAGAGGATGAAGTTGGACCTATTGATGAGATGAAATCTAAATGCTCAACCAACAACCCAGAAAACACCTTTGAAACAAGTGGTAAGAAAAACACTAAAGCTGAATTGCCTGCTTTAAGCAGTGGTGATACTGCTGCTGTTGAATCTGAATCCACCAACCTAGCTGAGAGTAAGGAGAACATGGATGTGTCCCTGTCTTCTACCGATGGCTTCACCGACACTCTCATTAGCTTGTCTGGCTCAGACCTGTCGGCAGCTGTGCCCTCAGGCAGCGATGGCGCTCCCATCAAGGTTTCTGAGGGGGGTCCCAAGGAGACCACTGAGACAGCCAAAGACCATGATGAGTCAGGAACAGAGAATGAACGAGAATCCTTTTCTCCCAGTGTGGTTCCCATTGTCATTTCTTCAGCCAGAGCCGAAAAGGAGGAGCTAAATGAAAGTTTGAGGGAAGCTGAAGGTTTAATCGAGCCAGATGTAAAACGTGACAGTTGTGACAGTGCATCCCTAACAGAAAACACTGAGTCACATGACCCTGTAAAGAGTCCTTTGCAGACTGTAGCGCAGGCTGACCTATTAGATGATGTAGAAAGCCAGACGTTACAGTGTGAGTGTCAGTTTGTGGCCACTAAATCAGAAGAGATCAATACCATTGACATGTTAAATACACCAGCCTTTCCAACAGAAGCTTCTGAAATTGGGTCCACACTCGAGCAGAACCACAGTACTGAAGAATCAGCTGTTGCAGAAGATCCTGAAACGCATGAAAACAGTCAAAATGATCAACAGAGTGAGACACCGCGCCTGCCTGGACCCAGCAAAGACCAGTCTGAGGATAATGATTCATCTCAACCTGCCCTGCAGGGGAGGGATGAAGACACCTTTGAAGATGACGAAGGCCTGTCTTTTGATTTTGATGACATGGATGTCGAGGTGGCTATAGCGACAAGTGTCCCCAAAACTCTGGAACAGGAAGAAGTGGAGGAGGGAGTGGACGTCACGTCGGATGAAAGCAGCAATGGAGTTTCAGTCCAAAGTCAAACGGAGTCAAAtgaaaaatcaaaagaaagaaatgatgaGACGTGTACGGTGGATGGCGGTAACGAGGTAGATAAACTAGAAACTAGGTCTCAAGAACACCAAAAGTCTTTGGCTCATGAGGACAACACCTCTGAAAAGGGGGAACATGTGGAAGATGTGTGTGAAACGCCTAAACCTATGTCTGGGGAAGAAGCAGGTGTAAAAGATGAGCCCAGGCACATTATAGAGGAAGGAAAGGGTTTGAATGTTGGAGAGGACATTAACCAGGCGATGTCTCTGTCCATAGAGGAAGGGTTAGATGCCGTTAAGCATGAGTTGGAAGTACCAAAGCATGTAGAGCAAGTGGCCAGCAACAAAGAGCCACACCACACAGGGAAAGATgggaagaaaaacagcaagaaagGTAAAGGCAAGGGCAAGGAGGAGTGCAAGATGTCTTAG
- the lrrfip1a gene encoding leucine-rich repeat flightless-interacting protein 1 isoform X15 — protein sequence MGTQGTGRKRSTKKERSTAEDDALNLIAREAEARLAAKRAARAEAREIRMKELERQQKEIFQVQKKYYGLNTKIDDRADSKWGDIEQWMEDSERYSRSSQIQTLSDDDERMSVGSRGSARVEDRDYLEKGSRAASALTAATLTSVGTSSRRGSGETAVTLDAESSIREIKEIHELKDQIQDVETKYTQNLKEVKDVLVEVEEKYRKAMVSNAQLDNEKNNLMYQVDTLKDSLMELEELLSESRRGYEEKVKEYEREKHAHSVLQFQFNEMKETLKQSEELLNDIRQLRIKQEGLVREISDLQETVEWKDKKIGALERQKEYTDAIRIERDELREEVVQLRDILKKHGIVLGPDLNVNGEVGEVDVDGSPGADTASPPAQDSNTPPVEGNSMLGNTEETQLRSSREEEVDPEQHQEVFEEAKEKCSSSDTPCNVSGVSTLETSSEEQPTQEQHTCLEEDKKTATEEDNVVERCLSKNSNVDINDQSITEAKDIIICSPGLQGIVTSSEKNIPQKERPAGGDVGETETKSCSVDTKSDDIRESSNNLFEERENKQEVVEESHLRNTEPCHQQRIVMTESLPDESIQAVENTEPQPKPDNAEEAENDEAEEVSGKTQPQCTAASGKKKKRKRKSKKKGGTHEDKNQQKDVTDKEKDKTEVDVESAAREKGPTTEPEVDGSVTETHKESRVDQVENEQHLQETEEVDGVKDVKLSETFSPNETVKEARIDHAADEHDKEQGLEVETAEAVAAIETFSQVKTLKETRADLRQDKQDEKQTFELEKVEVGSITSPVPEIDLSTYDLIDNAKGADSSNDLEKECTFCIDDSKSETNISSNDDAIHTELENINSAEDEVGPIDEMKSKCSTNNPENTFETSGKKNTKAELPALSSGDTAAVESESTNLAESKENMDVSLSSTDGFTDTLISLSGSDLSAAVPSGSDGAPIKVSEGGPKETTETAKDHDESGTENERESFSPSVVPIVISSARAEKEELNESLREAEGLIEPDVKRDSCDSASLTENTESHDPVKSPLQTVAQADLLDDVESQTLQCECQFVATKSEEINTIDMLNTPAFPTEASEIGSTLEQNHSTEESAVAEDPETHENSQNDQQSETPRLPGPSKDQSEDNDSSQPALQGRDEDTFEDDEGLSFDFDDMDVEVAIATSVPKTLEQEEVEEGVDVTSDESSNGVSVQSQTESNEKSKERNDETCTVDGGNEVDKLETRSQEHQKSLAHEDNTSEKGEHVEDVCETPKPMSGEEAGVKDEPRHIIEEGKGLNVGEDINQAMSLSIEEGLDAVKHELEVPKHVEQVASNKEPHHTGKDGKKNSKKGKGKGKEECKMS from the exons GTGGAGGACAGAGATTATCTGGAGAAG GGATCTCGAGCAGCTTCTGCTTTAACAGCAGCGACCCTCACCTCCGTAGGGACGTCCTCGCGGAGAGGAAGTGGCGAGACGGCTGTAACTCTAGACGCAGAGTCCTCTATACGAGAAATCAAG GAGATTCATGAACTCAAGGATCAGATTCAAGATGTGGAAACCAAGTACACGCAGAACCTTAAAGAAGTCAAG GATGTGTTAGTAGAAGTGGAGGAGAAGTACCGTAAGGCCATGGTGTCCAACGCCCAGCTGGACAACGAGAAGAACAACCTGATGTACCAGGTGGACACGCTCAAAGACTCGCTCATGGAGCTGGAGGAGCTGCTGTCGGAGTCGCGCCGCGGATATGAGGAGAAAGTCAAG GAGTATGAGCGAGAGAAACACGCCCACTCCGTGCTCCAGTTCCAGTTCAATGAAATGAAAGAGAcgctaaaacaaagtgaagagcTGCTCAAC GACATCCGTCAGCTGCGTATCAAGCAGGAAGGTTTGGTTAGAGAAATCTCCGACCTGCAGGAGACGGTGGAGTGGAAGGATAAAAAGATTGGG GCCTTAGAGCGACAGAAGGAATACACAGACGCGATCCGAATCGAGCGAGATGAGCTCAGAGAAGAGGTGGTGCAGCTCAGAGACATTTTGAAG AAACATGGAATAGTATTGGGTCCTGATCTGAACGTCAACGGAGAGGTTGGTGAGGTGGACGTGGACGGGTCCCCTGGTGCAGACACTGCTTCCCCCCCGGCCCAGGACTCAAACACTCCCCCTGTGGAGGGGAACAGCATGCtgg GCAACACAGAGGAGACTCAGTTGAGAAGtagcagagaggaagaggtggaTCCAGAGCAGCATCAAGAAGTGTTTGAGGAAGCCAAAGAGAAGTGCTCGAGCTCTGATACTCCCTGTAATGTATCTGGTGTTTCCACCCTGGAAACATCCAGCGAAGAACAGCCAACGCAAGAACAACACACATGCTTAGAAGAAGACAAGAAGACTGCCACAGAAGAAGACAATGTTGTAGAACGTTGCCTTAGCAAGAACTCAAATGTTGACATTAATGACCAATCAATCACAGAGGCCAAAGATATAATCATTTGCAGCCCTGGGCTTCAAGGGATTGTAACAAGTTCTGAGAAAAATATTCCACAGAAAGAAAGGCCTGCAGGGGGAGATGTAGGGGAGACAGAAACCAAAAGCTGTAGTGTTGACACCAAGAGTGATGACATTAGAGAGTCATCTAACAACCTTTTTGAAGAGCgagaaaacaaacaggaagtTGTTGAGGAAAGTCACTTGAGAAATACAGAACCATGTCATCAGCAAAGAATTGTTATGACGGAAAGTTTACCGGACGAGTCCATCCAAGCTGTAGAGAACACCGAACCTCAACCAAAGCCTGATAATGCAGAAGAAGCAGAAAACGACGAGGCAGAGGAAGTATCAGGTAAAACTCAGCCTCAGTGTACTGCTGCTTcagggaaaaagaagaaaaggaagaggaaatccaaaaagaaaggaggaaCTCACGAGGATAAGAACCAACAAAAAGATGTAACCGATAAAGAAAAGGACAAAACTGAAGTAGACGTTGAATCAGCTGCAAGAGAGAAAGGGCCAACGACAGAACCGGAAGTTGATGGTTCTGTTACTGAAACCCATAAGGAATCAAGGGTGGATCAAGTTGAGAATGAGCAGCACCTGCAAGAAACTGAGGAGGTAGATGGAGTAAAAGACGTGAAACTCTCTGAAACGTTTTCTCCCAATGAAACTGTCAAAGAAGCAAGGATAGATCATGCTGCAGATGAGCATGACAAGGAACAAGGTCTGGAAGTTGAAACAGCAGAGGCAGTGGCAGCCATTGAAACCTTTTCTCAAGTTAAAACTCTCAAGGAAACCAGAGCAGATCTTAGACAGGATAAGCAAGACGAGAAGCAGACTTTTGAATTGGAGAAAGTAGAAGTGGGGTCTATAACAAGTCCTGTTCCAGAGATCGACCTCAGTACTTACGATCTTATTGACAACGCCAAAGGTGCAGACAGTTCCAATGATCTTGAGAAAGAGTGCACTTTCTGTATAGATGATTCTAAAAGTGAAACGAACATCTCATCTAATGACGATGCCATCCATACTGAGTTAGAAAATATTAATAGTGCAGAGGATGAAGTTGGACCTATTGATGAGATGAAATCTAAATGCTCAACCAACAACCCAGAAAACACCTTTGAAACAAGTGGTAAGAAAAACACTAAAGCTGAATTGCCTGCTTTAAGCAGTGGTGATACTGCTGCTGTTGAATCTGAATCCACCAACCTAGCTGAGAGTAAGGAGAACATGGATGTGTCCCTGTCTTCTACCGATGGCTTCACCGACACTCTCATTAGCTTGTCTGGCTCAGACCTGTCGGCAGCTGTGCCCTCAGGCAGCGATGGCGCTCCCATCAAGGTTTCTGAGGGGGGTCCCAAGGAGACCACTGAGACAGCCAAAGACCATGATGAGTCAGGAACAGAGAATGAACGAGAATCCTTTTCTCCCAGTGTGGTTCCCATTGTCATTTCTTCAGCCAGAGCCGAAAAGGAGGAGCTAAATGAAAGTTTGAGGGAAGCTGAAGGTTTAATCGAGCCAGATGTAAAACGTGACAGTTGTGACAGTGCATCCCTAACAGAAAACACTGAGTCACATGACCCTGTAAAGAGTCCTTTGCAGACTGTAGCGCAGGCTGACCTATTAGATGATGTAGAAAGCCAGACGTTACAGTGTGAGTGTCAGTTTGTGGCCACTAAATCAGAAGAGATCAATACCATTGACATGTTAAATACACCAGCCTTTCCAACAGAAGCTTCTGAAATTGGGTCCACACTCGAGCAGAACCACAGTACTGAAGAATCAGCTGTTGCAGAAGATCCTGAAACGCATGAAAACAGTCAAAATGATCAACAGAGTGAGACACCGCGCCTGCCTGGACCCAGCAAAGACCAGTCTGAGGATAATGATTCATCTCAACCTGCCCTGCAGGGGAGGGATGAAGACACCTTTGAAGATGACGAAGGCCTGTCTTTTGATTTTGATGACATGGATGTCGAGGTGGCTATAGCGACAAGTGTCCCCAAAACTCTGGAACAGGAAGAAGTGGAGGAGGGAGTGGACGTCACGTCGGATGAAAGCAGCAATGGAGTTTCAGTCCAAAGTCAAACGGAGTCAAAtgaaaaatcaaaagaaagaaatgatgaGACGTGTACGGTGGATGGCGGTAACGAGGTAGATAAACTAGAAACTAGGTCTCAAGAACACCAAAAGTCTTTGGCTCATGAGGACAACACCTCTGAAAAGGGGGAACATGTGGAAGATGTGTGTGAAACGCCTAAACCTATGTCTGGGGAAGAAGCAGGTGTAAAAGATGAGCCCAGGCACATTATAGAGGAAGGAAAGGGTTTGAATGTTGGAGAGGACATTAACCAGGCGATGTCTCTGTCCATAGAGGAAGGGTTAGATGCCGTTAAGCATGAGTTGGAAGTACCAAAGCATGTAGAGCAAGTGGCCAGCAACAAAGAGCCACACCACACAGGGAAAGATgggaagaaaaacagcaagaaagGTAAAGGCAAGGGCAAGGAGGAGTGCAAGATGTCTTAG